A portion of the Blastopirellula sediminis genome contains these proteins:
- a CDS encoding zinc-ribbon domain-containing protein — MNAFLLVCPHCQARYQLPNADANGKAVTCKKCGQKFTAKVTKPAPQAAPKPEPTVDDLFGDFGSSSAASSDSFGASSTGASPLGAMPRRKSSGKQFPWGMVAIGGGAVAMLAILVVVAISAIGALGSGNLGGVAGLSGSNASADQAYAQHTKMADEQYVVLVSFVEACEAVQNQDQVPAFLEKARSVNRQINGLADRIGKLPPLDDERTERLRQYVRQQMAPLEPRFRASAENLGRFRSPEMVQVMLDFQAAGRAIDVAVAEARQRHDRQVAASPKSDGGAKPADIASNQPSIPSPQPSSPAEPQSPPPTTSTPWRESGGAKSGGDVGSYGDIADAQYVLRTEFVSAVVDYQRGGDPAVLVAKLEGMTGRMRDLTNQLRDLPVLPYDRLLELQTLQNGKPYSRDNSHTAAYKKVLDSSENQLISAAMDFWAADLDVSFGIESTKTGAGSVTTDLAKHRLINAEYISIFETKNDIVISIITEQGDLATIIANIRNLNGRFQKLIQHLSPMYELDRNLQAGLETMQQPRFDDIKVKRAHAEQRARPGRNQVQPEELRAAWRGFDEQFDDLRAVKRGMTIRGAGDIGVDRLNREPEAEPMEAPIEARVVEESDSDRKLAQAERDRAAAMQNGGQTGASGGGQLDPAGFGPPRGGMRPGFGPPNSSSFRDQVGAENTVTLEMPSLKSEQFKEMLRRLEGKVDTKNYSSQGIGRQTITQIKYSGDIAELAKQIDFGEVSEVLVEERTIRLKSISIPE; from the coding sequence ATGAACGCTTTTCTCCTCGTTTGCCCTCACTGCCAGGCTCGCTACCAACTCCCCAATGCCGACGCGAACGGGAAAGCCGTCACCTGCAAAAAGTGCGGTCAGAAGTTTACCGCCAAGGTAACGAAGCCCGCGCCGCAAGCCGCCCCAAAGCCGGAACCGACGGTCGATGATCTATTCGGTGATTTCGGCAGTTCGTCAGCCGCGTCGTCCGATTCGTTTGGCGCCTCGTCGACCGGGGCTTCTCCGCTAGGAGCTATGCCGCGGAGGAAATCGTCTGGCAAGCAATTCCCGTGGGGGATGGTCGCCATCGGCGGTGGAGCGGTCGCGATGTTGGCGATCCTGGTCGTCGTGGCGATCTCCGCAATCGGGGCTCTCGGCTCCGGCAATCTTGGCGGCGTCGCTGGGCTTTCAGGTTCCAACGCGTCAGCCGACCAGGCATACGCCCAGCATACGAAGATGGCGGATGAGCAGTACGTGGTGCTAGTGAGTTTCGTGGAGGCCTGCGAAGCTGTGCAAAACCAAGATCAGGTTCCAGCGTTCTTAGAGAAGGCCCGATCCGTCAACCGACAGATTAACGGCCTCGCTGATAGGATTGGGAAGCTCCCGCCCCTAGACGATGAACGTACCGAACGACTGCGGCAATACGTCCGACAACAAATGGCGCCGCTCGAACCGCGCTTCCGAGCTTCGGCCGAAAACCTGGGCCGCTTTCGCTCGCCCGAAATGGTTCAGGTGATGTTAGATTTTCAGGCGGCCGGACGCGCCATTGATGTGGCCGTCGCCGAAGCGCGGCAGCGTCATGATCGGCAAGTGGCCGCATCCCCAAAAAGCGACGGCGGGGCGAAGCCGGCAGATATCGCATCGAACCAGCCATCGATTCCGTCTCCGCAACCATCTTCCCCAGCAGAACCGCAATCGCCTCCGCCAACGACGAGTACGCCGTGGCGCGAGTCAGGCGGCGCAAAAAGTGGAGGCGACGTTGGCTCCTACGGGGATATCGCCGATGCACAGTACGTCCTGCGGACGGAGTTTGTTTCCGCGGTTGTTGACTATCAGCGTGGAGGCGATCCCGCCGTGCTGGTCGCGAAGCTGGAGGGAATGACCGGTCGGATGCGCGACCTGACCAATCAGCTGCGTGATCTTCCGGTGCTGCCGTATGATCGACTCCTTGAATTGCAGACGCTGCAAAATGGGAAGCCCTATTCCCGCGACAATAGCCACACTGCCGCATATAAGAAGGTGCTGGATTCCTCCGAGAATCAACTCATTTCGGCGGCGATGGACTTTTGGGCGGCGGACCTCGACGTCTCCTTTGGGATCGAGTCGACGAAAACCGGCGCAGGATCGGTCACAACGGACCTCGCCAAGCATCGTCTGATTAACGCGGAGTACATTTCCATTTTCGAGACGAAAAATGACATCGTGATCTCCATCATCACGGAACAAGGGGACCTCGCGACGATCATTGCCAATATTCGCAACCTGAACGGCCGGTTTCAAAAGTTGATTCAACACCTGAGCCCGATGTATGAACTCGATCGAAATCTGCAGGCGGGATTGGAAACGATGCAACAGCCGCGATTCGACGACATCAAGGTGAAGCGCGCCCATGCCGAGCAGCGCGCCAGACCAGGACGCAACCAGGTGCAACCGGAAGAACTGCGTGCGGCGTGGCGAGGCTTTGACGAGCAATTCGACGATCTTCGTGCGGTGAAACGGGGGATGACGATTCGTGGCGCCGGCGATATCGGCGTCGATCGCCTTAACCGCGAGCCAGAGGCCGAGCCGATGGAAGCGCCGATTGAAGCGAGAGTCGTCGAGGAAAGCGACAGCGATAGAAAGCTGGCGCAAGCGGAACGGGACCGCGCTGCGGCCATGCAAAATGGGGGGCAGACGGGTGCGTCCGGTGGCGGCCAGCTTGACCCTGCTGGATTTGGTCCTCCCCGCGGCGGAATGCGGCCAGGATTCGGTCCGCCAAATTCCTCTTCGTTTCGTGATCAGGTTGGCGCCGAGAATACGGTGACGCTAGAAATGCCAAGCCTGAAGTCCGAACAATTCAAGGAGATGTTGCGCCGGCTGGAAGGTAAGGTCGACACCAAAAACTACTCAAGTCAAGGAATCGGCCGGCAAACGATCACGCAGATCAAGTACAGCGGCGACATCGCTGAACTCGCCAAACAAATTGATTTCGGCGAGGTCTCGGAGGTATTGGTCGAGGAGCGAACGATTCGCTTGAAGTCGATTTCGATTCCTGAGTAG
- a CDS encoding sodium:solute symporter family protein — protein MEIGVGLKWTLGIVIAIYIIVMYALAFVAQGKVESSEDYIVAGRKLPLSLAWMTLLATWFGAGTLLTAADEVSAEGLQAAALDPIGPGFCLLLAGLFFAGPLWRMKLLTLPDLYRRKYGSFAEVVASLIMIPSYFGWIAAQYIALAKMLELYFGLDLTIGIAAVAIVGAGYTVAGGMWSVTLTDAVQISLVLLGLIVLAFVVLWEIGEGQLLAGYTKILAQTPGEHLQVVPRHSASAFWEWVAVLMVATLGNLPGQDLMQRVFAAKSARVAQGACLIAGVAYLSFGLIPVGLGLAANLLPHEIEASVLPTLAAAFLSPPVAIIFVLALMSAVLSTIDSAIIAPSSVMAQNLLSRCTKIEPLLLNRIATLIVATGALVMAYTGQTAYELLEGAYAMTLVGLFVPLVFGIYTDPRNRWSGPASMLAGAIVWGLHQPRGYETFLEPWLAETFPVPLEIAATGISLLAYFVFEPPWQMRWAKPPEEMESNQAS, from the coding sequence GGATCGTTATTGCGATCTACATCATCGTGATGTACGCGCTGGCGTTCGTCGCCCAGGGGAAAGTCGAGAGTAGCGAAGACTATATCGTCGCCGGGCGCAAGCTGCCGTTGTCGTTGGCCTGGATGACGCTACTGGCGACCTGGTTTGGCGCCGGGACGCTGTTGACCGCCGCCGACGAAGTGAGCGCCGAAGGCCTGCAAGCGGCGGCGCTCGATCCGATCGGGCCCGGGTTCTGTCTTCTGCTGGCCGGGCTCTTCTTCGCCGGTCCGCTGTGGCGGATGAAGTTGCTCACGCTTCCCGATCTTTATCGGCGCAAATATGGCAGCTTCGCCGAAGTGGTCGCGTCGCTGATCATGATCCCCAGCTACTTTGGCTGGATCGCCGCGCAGTACATCGCCCTGGCCAAGATGCTCGAACTCTATTTCGGGCTCGACCTGACGATCGGCATAGCGGCGGTCGCGATCGTTGGCGCCGGCTACACCGTCGCCGGCGGCATGTGGTCGGTGACGCTGACCGACGCCGTACAGATCTCGCTCGTGCTGCTTGGCCTGATCGTCCTGGCGTTCGTCGTCCTGTGGGAAATCGGCGAGGGACAACTGCTGGCTGGCTACACCAAGATTCTCGCTCAGACGCCTGGCGAACACCTGCAAGTGGTTCCGCGACATAGTGCGTCCGCATTCTGGGAATGGGTCGCCGTCTTGATGGTCGCGACGCTTGGCAACTTGCCGGGACAAGACCTGATGCAACGGGTCTTCGCCGCCAAAAGCGCCCGCGTCGCTCAAGGGGCCTGCTTGATTGCCGGCGTGGCGTACTTAAGCTTTGGGCTAATCCCGGTGGGACTCGGCCTGGCGGCGAACCTGCTGCCGCACGAGATCGAAGCCAGCGTTTTGCCAACATTAGCAGCGGCGTTTCTCAGTCCGCCGGTAGCGATCATCTTCGTCTTGGCGCTGATGTCGGCGGTCCTGTCGACGATCGACAGCGCGATCATCGCCCCTTCCAGCGTCATGGCCCAGAACCTGCTCAGCCGCTGCACCAAGATCGAACCACTGCTGCTCAATCGCATCGCGACGCTCATCGTCGCGACCGGCGCGCTGGTGATGGCCTACACTGGCCAAACGGCGTATGAACTGCTGGAGGGCGCCTACGCAATGACGCTGGTCGGGCTCTTCGTGCCGCTCGTCTTCGGCATCTATACCGATCCGCGAAATCGTTGGTCTGGCCCTGCCAGCATGTTGGCCGGCGCGATTGTTTGGGGGCTTCATCAGCCGCGGGGATACGAAACGTTCTTAGAGCCATGGCTGGCCGAGACGTTTCCGGTTCCGCTCGAGATCGCCGCCACCGGAATCTCGCTGTTGGCGTACTTTGTCTTTGAACCTCCGTGGCAAATGCGCTGGGCGAAGCCGCCGGAAGAGATGGAAAGCAACCAGGCCAGCTAA